In the Leguminivora glycinivorella isolate SPB_JAAS2020 chromosome 9, LegGlyc_1.1, whole genome shotgun sequence genome, tacatttttttcccaatttttttcaatatttttttttaagttacataaagcaatacctttcaaatgaaacatgttttgtcaaaatcggacgacgtacaaaaaaatgagatttttttcggttttcgtaaccgacctcgctacgctcgtcgttctaagggatgcaATTATAAtctcctcggaatttttaattttattttgatgtgtactgttactatgtatttttctgtgtcagaaaaacatattatttctgactttctggcaaaggaatttcaaagtggccatataaagcgatcttccccaactttggcaacttaatatcttaaaaaatgctaatctgatttcgatgcggtcttcagttttcaactaaaaatttatctgtcttcaattaaaaaaaactcgtatatcgacattgtacattttgtctatcattctttgaagttattcagtgcgagacgtaaatttaatttttttaatttttttcttacttttctttcaaaatttttttctttgtattttttttttaattacaaaaattaatacctttcatttgagatacgttttgtcaaaatcggactacacaataaaaagatagattttttttaattttcataaaacacctcgctacgctcggcttcctaagggatgaaatttcgatatcctcggaaaaaatcgtttactatgatgtctactatcaccatgcaaagcggcttgcttccatccaaaagtgcagcttttttttcataactagtatgactatacaTTCAATATCATTATTACTAGTGGCTCTTACAAAAAATGCTATGACGCGACACATTGCTTAActgtaatatttttgataagtcaATTTTAATAGTAGGACAGAATATAATTTTTACGTTAAAAGATGATATTTCTAAGTATTCATCAAATTATATTTTGCCTCATTGATACACTTGCGTTGCGGTCACAGACATCACGTTGCTGGGCTCGTGACATTACCTGCTCCTAACTCTTTTTTCCGCTTTCAGATTCGGGAGAAAGTATCCCTTGCTGGTGGCAATCGTGATACAAGTGTCCATGGGCATAACAGCGGCATTTGTCCCCAGCTACTGGGCGTTCACGGTTCTTCGATTCTTAGTGGGCATATCCGTCGGAGGTACCATGGTCATTGGATTCGTCATTATTATGGAATTCGTGGGCGCCCAGTACCGTGACGTTATATCAGCAGTGTATCAAATACCCTTCAATATGGGGCACATGCTGTTACCTGTGTTCGGTTATTTCATCAGGGATTACTCAAAATTCCAAATGGCCATCTCGATACCAACAATAATACTGTTATCGTACCTTTGCCTATTACCTGAAACACCACGCTGGTTGATAGCGGTTAAGAGAACTGAAGAGGCTATCAAAGTTATCGAAAATGTAGCTAAAGTGTAAGTATTagcccgttttcacattatccgatcgatatcggatgtcagaaggatttcaatggaaaaattccaagatggtgcctgtaatgtatggaatatcggtcagacatccgatatcggatcggataatgtgaaaacgcacttatcatGCGCATTTGGTAAGTATATAACATAATTGTCCATAACATTAAGtaacattaataataaatacttattgcGCATATCAATGACTCTGCATAATATTTTAACTTATAACTATCACTTCAATTGTTCTAACATTACCTACCACAATAAAGAACAAACAGATTAGACAGATCGCACCGATCTCCTACGGTTGCCGCTCCTGCTCCGCGTTTCATcgtcctccttgtgttatcccggcatttgccacagctcatgggagcctgggcaacttatcccaagatttggcgtaggcactagttttacgaaagtgacagCCATCCTATAGGATGTATACATGCCAAtacgaagggtaactaggctttattgggattaacccggtttcctcacgatgttttccttcaccgaaaagcgactggcgaatatcaaataacatttcgcatataagttcCGAACAACTCATTGGcacgaacccgcgacctctagattgaaagtcgcacgctcttaccgctagggcACCAGCACTTTTTTCCTACTCCACGACCTCCGCGTTTGTTTGGAAATAATTAAACTGAGGTTTTTCTATGGGACACGTTTTTGGTAATTTACACAGGTTAGAATTGCGATACACGGAAACAAACTGCAATTGGAAaactgggttaggttagaacagtGACACATACCTATTTAAACAAACTGACATTGAAAAAGTGGGATAGGTTAGGTTAAATTAACTCTGTCGCATATTTATACCATTTTATAATTTATGCTAATCAACGTTATGCCTTTTATATTTATCCCTAACTATCGTTATAACAAATTACATTATGGGCATTtagttatgcgaaataatgatatgcgttcTTAAAGTTACGCGTAATATAGGTACGATATGCCTAATCATATTAAGAGTATTAAAGTATGCGAATAGACCCGTATTAAGATAACTTATTACTCTCAGATACTTGTAAAAACCGGACAATGCAAACGTTTACATCTGTTAGGCtaataatacaatataatacgATCTGTATATGACATATGCTTTTCCTTTCAGAAATAACCGTCCAACAGCAAACATACAATATGACGTTCAAAAATACCAAGCGGCACTTCAAAAGACGCAGCTTAAGAAGGGGACCATTGTAGATCTCTTTCGAACTCCGAACAtacgaaaaaatattttagccaTGGCGTATAATTGGCTAACGTGCAGCTATTGCTTCTACGGCGTGTCGCAGTACGTAGGACAACTCAGTGGGAACGTCTTCATCAACGTCGCCGCCAGCGCCAGCGTGACCATGCTCGGCTCGATCTGTTCCATACCGCTTATGAAAGTTATTGGAAGAAAAACCATTTTGATTATCTTTAATTTCATTTGCGCGGCTTGCCTCTTCATTCTTGCCGTGATTCCAGAAGGGCCGGGTACCGTAGTCTGTGCAAGTGTAGGAGTAGTTTCTAGTTTTATAGTTTTCGTTGTGGTGTACTTGTACTGCACGGAAATGTTTCCGACAGTGGTGCGGAATGCTGCGCTGGGTTTTTCTTCGATGATGGCGCGCGTGGGGTCTATGATCGCCCCGTTCGTGATCGAGTCGAGCAGCCGCGGCCGGTGGGTGCCGCCCGTGCTGTTTGCTATCGTGCCCCTCGTAGCAGGCTTCGTATGTTTCTTACTTCCTGAAACCAAAGGCTGTGAATTAATGGTGACTATAGAACAAGGCGAACAATTCGGAAAAAAACCGgctaaaaaatagttatttgttttacaagggggcaaagttgttgtttaaccgcaattgccaatattgatacccgagcaagcgaaagattccaataaaaagtgaaaccttgagcgttgcgagggtttcaaggcacgaaggttaaacaaactttgccaccgagtaaaacactaaatttttcaccacaccaacatgaacaaaatacggactataaaacatcaaactaaatcaaatccatcaatttattcaatatacatgtaggtataattcaatcatcatttatagataaattctaccagcccgcttaaaacatcaagttaaaatttgtatgaaattactttgtactcttgtggataaaatgaaattttgctatctgttttcctTCAAGCCtgtaccagttggtgtggtggaaCATTAGATACTTGTCGTTTTCTAACTAGATACATATTTCTCACGTTACGTTACACAATTATAGGTAGACAAACCTAATATTCTGTGACCTAGATGTAAACAAATTAGGTATATAATTGTACAGTAAAATGATTTTAGCGGATGAGATGTTGTATTTATCTTAGATCCTTACTCCTTACAAATATGATTACGCTGATAAGGATATCTTATAAATTGTTGTCCGACCGATAACTGCGAGAGGCGAAAGGATCATAACAAGATAATGGGATCAAGATTCAAAATATtcacattttatttgtttcttcttcctcgttccctcaatgctgaggatcgcgaccacaagtagcgtgtctccattgaacgcggtcataagccatgtggactacACGAtatacgagccccaccccaagcatGTGCGTTCCCATTGAGGGTCCACGTTAGAATTTCGAGCTTTTGAATGTGTCTGACACATTCAAAAGCTCGAAATAGTAACGTGGACCCTAGTAAAAGTTCTCAAACTATTGTAAATTCaaccaataatttgtaaaagtaggcaCTCAAAAGTTACATTCGGTTAAAGGTGGACCCTCAGTCGTGCATGTCAGGTATCCATATTTCATAATCCACTTCAAATTTAAGTACAACTACTGTAAATGACTACTCTTAGTAAAAGATTTGTAaaactaatttcattaattGTGATTGTGACTCCTTTCTACTAACTCAATACGAAAACATGGCATGCAGAATGTGGTCCCTCAATCGATCGCGATAAGTTCACATTAAGAGAGAACAATAGTATCATTTAAAATATAGGTGTGACTGAGAGTTAGTAAAAGTACTCGAATCATTGTAACGATTGCACGACTGAGGGTCCATCTTTAACCGAATGTAACTTTTGAGTGTCTACTTGTACAAATTATTGGTTGAATTTACAATCGTTTGAGAACTTTTACTTTAGACATTTAGAACTTGACACATTCAAAAGCTCGAAATTCCAACGTGGACCCTCAATGGGAACGCACATACCCCAAGCGCGTTTACTCGCTGtcataataagtacctaagtattattgtgtgcccttacagggtgtcaTGACTCACTGTCTTAAATAATGTAACACCTATTATgcacatgacaatgcaatactgaataaatgaaatgaaataatgtgaccgaaaaatctaagggttcgctcctggcatattttggagaggcGTGTGGTGATATTAAGTTCTTCCAAAATAGAGATGTTAGTTCTTCTTGCTGTCCTCTATACGTATCCTATCCTCTTCATCCGTAGCAGTGGCAGTGTTTTATTTGTATACTGTTATATGAATGTATTAATGTATGACGGCACAGCAAGAAGTTGATGGACAATTGTATTCATAACTTtggcttttttaaatattacaacttacaaattaaatatgtgtacaaagcgcgagaacttaagtGTTAACTTACAAAATCATCAAACAggccataataaaaaaatcagatATAGAGATATGCATTTTTATGtccgtgtggattgagtgagcgaCCTTCTGaaacataaaaaccggccaagtgcgagtcagaGGGCgagtaattaattttaaaaagtgaaatctcgaaaaccaggtgacttttactaaaccttaatgtcgatattctggaccagtataaggtgccctcttggtggttaaaaggttgtccattaattaccgggcacccggtatacctaagtatattaaataattaaaacaatcTCATGATACTCATAGAACTTGTACGACTTGACTAGATCTATTGTTCCTTTCCCTTTTACACAGTTATCATTGGCAGGCGCCAACTAGGCagtgaagctaggaacatattacgcggccgtccgccgtcgcgcgaccgcgaaCGTGGATgtagacaatgaatatacacttaaccgtgcaagtgatgcaaactatcggtcgtcggtcgtggacatggccttgagcgcacggacgtccgatcgaaatctggctcgctggatgttttggtcagccgaagccacgtcccgaagaccgtgcacactgatcggacGTCCGCGTactatgttcctagctttatgcgCCACTTGGAgacaaataaagaaaaatactTATTGCTTTTACCTTGAGCGAAGCGAAGAGCCGAGACATTACGATTAACTATGGTTTTTTTTGCAATACAACAT is a window encoding:
- the LOC125229739 gene encoding organic cation transporter protein-like, translated to MLGNLMNLRMGSGLGDSKAPKQPQLDVIQRIMGAFGRYHLFLCLLIMLTKFAIAFHQMAILFLAPKVSYTCGGGGGGGGGNAGTGSENAESLRDGGAANTCPCPNPVYDTSLFTRTIIMKWDLICDKKWLTSFAQTIFQLGTLIGSVLFGMASDRFGRKYPLLVAIVIQVSMGITAAFVPSYWAFTVLRFLVGISVGGTMVIGFVIIMEFVGAQYRDVISAVYQIPFNMGHMLLPVFGYFIRDYSKFQMAISIPTIILLSYLCLLPETPRWLIAVKRTEEAIKVIENVAKVNNRPTANIQYDVQKYQAALQKTQLKKGTIVDLFRTPNIRKNILAMAYNWLTCSYCFYGVSQYVGQLSGNVFINVAASASVTMLGSICSIPLMKVIGRKTILIIFNFICAACLFILAVIPEGPGTVVCASVGVVSSFIVFVVVYLYCTEMFPTVVRNAALGFSSMMARVGSMIAPFVIESSSRGRWVPPVLFAIVPLVAGFVCFLLPETKGCELMVTIEQGEQFGKKPAKK